The Mytilus galloprovincialis chromosome 7, xbMytGall1.hap1.1, whole genome shotgun sequence genome has a window encoding:
- the LOC143082392 gene encoding vesicle-associated membrane protein 8-like has product MSSHNTDHIDRLQGDVNEVTHLLKDNVEKVLERGEKIEDLQNRSEDLTASSIQFKSRSRDLRRKMCCKNFKMTCILIIVITVVIAIIILVILFTVKPWDKDSGSGHHKNETYIMST; this is encoded by the exons AT GTCAAGTCACAATACAGATCACATAGACAGGTTACAGGGAGATGTCAACGAGGTAACACATCTTTTGAAGGACAATGTTGAAAAAGTTCTGGAACGTGGAGAGAAAATTGAAGATTTGCAGAATCGTTCAG AGGACTTAACTGCTAGTTCCATTCAGTTTAAGTCTCGATCACGAGACCTACGAAGGAAGATGTGCTGTAAGAATTTTAAAATGACCTGTATATTGATAATAGTGATAACTGTTGTTATAGCAATAATAATTCTTGTCATTTTAT TCACAGTTAAACCATGGGATAAAGACTCAGGCAGTGGGCATCATAAAAATGAAACGTACATAATGTCAACCTGA